A region from the Geobacillus vulcani PSS1 genome encodes:
- a CDS encoding lipopolysaccharide biosynthesis protein, which translates to MFAAFKRLGADSLLYAFMNVGTKLIAFLMLPVYTSYLSKAQYGAVYLIDQWTSMLTFLVIFGTDSALSFYYYDTDDKEKRLLYVRNVMYVRLFIVALLFFAVVVAGPWIAHALLDEPGDVDLLYLSLMTLLLDTIFVVATTVMRFEFRTKSVVIWTLVKMSLVAVLSYAALRWLAATPEGLLMGRLVSSALVFLLMLHFTVKYMVWRVRWDVVKQLLAYGAPLVPTSLAFWAIANVSTLFLKHFASLEEVGVFGVALRLATVITLITSGVQMAWRPYSMSMKDRPGHRELFAKVYMALLVIGAVGLVAIATVSPWLVETFFKPEYREASAYIPFLSAVTFLNFYYLILSTGLFLTKETGYISRVFTLAALLHLVLNAVLVPLWLSWGAVAASLMTYMVAVAFIFRKSQQVYPVPVSWKKMNFILVGTLLALIVIVYVQQAPLADGWVLAGWGLFAAMLFATRVDRDLRRPVRTIEGENVQNT; encoded by the coding sequence TTGTTCGCAGCATTCAAGCGTTTAGGAGCGGATTCGCTCCTTTACGCGTTTATGAACGTCGGCACGAAGCTGATCGCGTTTTTGATGCTGCCGGTTTATACAAGCTATTTGTCCAAGGCGCAGTATGGAGCGGTCTACTTGATTGACCAATGGACGTCGATGCTGACGTTTCTCGTCATTTTTGGAACGGATTCGGCGCTCTCTTTTTACTATTACGACACGGATGACAAAGAGAAGCGCCTTTTGTATGTGCGGAACGTCATGTATGTTCGGCTGTTCATAGTCGCTCTCTTGTTTTTCGCCGTCGTGGTGGCTGGACCATGGATAGCGCATGCCCTGTTGGATGAGCCTGGCGATGTCGATTTGTTGTATCTTAGTCTTATGACCTTGTTGCTTGATACGATTTTCGTTGTAGCGACAACGGTCATGCGCTTTGAATTTCGGACGAAATCGGTCGTCATCTGGACGCTGGTGAAGATGTCGCTGGTCGCCGTGCTGTCGTACGCGGCACTCCGTTGGTTGGCGGCCACTCCCGAAGGATTGCTGATGGGCCGCCTAGTCAGCAGCGCACTCGTCTTTTTGTTGATGCTTCACTTCACGGTAAAGTACATGGTGTGGCGTGTGCGTTGGGATGTAGTCAAGCAGCTTTTGGCTTACGGGGCGCCGCTTGTGCCGACTTCGCTCGCCTTTTGGGCGATCGCCAATGTCAGCACATTGTTTCTCAAACATTTTGCCTCATTGGAGGAAGTGGGAGTGTTTGGGGTAGCCTTACGGTTGGCGACGGTGATTACCTTGATTACGAGCGGGGTGCAAATGGCTTGGCGGCCGTATTCGATGTCGATGAAAGATCGCCCTGGACACCGTGAGCTGTTTGCGAAAGTGTATATGGCGCTTCTTGTCATCGGAGCCGTGGGTTTGGTGGCGATCGCGACGGTAAGTCCGTGGCTGGTCGAGACGTTTTTCAAGCCGGAATACCGGGAAGCATCCGCTTATATCCCGTTTTTGTCGGCCGTGACCTTTTTGAATTTTTATTATTTGATTTTGTCCACCGGTTTATTTTTGACAAAGGAAACCGGCTATATTTCACGAGTGTTCACGTTAGCAGCGCTTCTTCACCTTGTGTTGAACGCCGTTTTGGTGCCGCTTTGGCTCAGCTGGGGGGCGGTTGCAGCCAGCCTCATGACGTATATGGTCGCTGTGGCTTTCATTTTTCGCAAAAGCCAGCAAGTGTATCCCGTGCCGGTGTCATGGAAAAAGATGAATTTCATTTTGGTCGGTACATTGCTCGCCCTCATCGTCATCGTCTATGTCCAGCAGGCGCCGCTTGCTGACGGTTGGGTGCTCGCTGGTTGGGGCTTGTTTGCCGCCATGCTGTTTGCCACCCGGGTTGATCGTGATTTGCGGCGTCCGGTGCGCACGATCGAGGGAGAAAATGTGCAAAATACTTGA
- a CDS encoding glycosyltransferase family 4 protein, which translates to MNMEAFAACLASFITVLVITPFVIKLAIKMGAVDRPNGRKVHTKVMPRLGGLAIFIGVAIGYFVGGVYKEQVTGMTVGAIIIVLVGMLDDLYELSPKVKLAGQLLAAFVVVASGLKVDLLTVPFVGTFELGLWSYPITIFWIVAITNAINLIDGLDGLSAGISAIGIAAIAVMAGMAGKMLIFTLCLIILGSVIAFLFYNFHPAKIFMGDTGALFLGYAISVLSVLGLYKSVTLFSFVVPVIILGVPIFDTTFAIIRRIVNKRPISAPDKSHLHHRLLALGFSHRNTVLLIYAFGLMFAVSAILFSASTLWQSILIVFALIVFGELLAELIGLVNDQYKPFMTFIRKLLRGSRKVYGNDR; encoded by the coding sequence ATGAATATGGAAGCATTTGCCGCATGTTTGGCTTCGTTTATCACAGTATTGGTCATCACCCCGTTCGTGATCAAGCTCGCCATCAAAATGGGCGCGGTTGATCGGCCGAACGGGAGGAAAGTGCATACAAAAGTCATGCCAAGGCTTGGCGGATTGGCTATTTTTATTGGTGTGGCCATCGGCTATTTTGTCGGTGGGGTGTATAAAGAGCAAGTGACGGGGATGACGGTCGGCGCCATCATCATCGTGCTCGTCGGGATGCTTGACGATTTGTACGAGCTGTCGCCGAAAGTGAAGCTGGCCGGACAGTTGCTGGCGGCGTTCGTCGTTGTCGCTTCCGGGCTGAAGGTCGATCTTTTGACCGTCCCGTTTGTCGGCACGTTTGAGTTGGGGCTGTGGAGCTACCCGATTACGATATTTTGGATTGTGGCGATTACGAACGCCATCAACTTGATCGACGGGTTGGATGGGTTGTCCGCAGGCATTTCCGCCATTGGGATTGCGGCCATTGCCGTCATGGCGGGCATGGCGGGCAAAATGCTCATTTTCACGCTCTGCTTGATCATCTTGGGCAGCGTCATCGCTTTCTTGTTTTACAACTTCCACCCGGCGAAAATTTTCATGGGGGATACCGGCGCGTTGTTTTTAGGTTATGCCATTTCCGTTCTGTCGGTGCTAGGCCTTTACAAAAGCGTGACGCTCTTCAGCTTCGTCGTTCCGGTGATCATTTTGGGCGTGCCGATTTTCGATACGACGTTTGCCATTATCCGCCGCATTGTGAACAAGCGGCCGATCTCGGCGCCCGATAAGTCGCATCTTCATCATCGGTTGCTCGCTCTTGGTTTTTCGCACCGCAACACGGTCTTGTTGATTTATGCGTTTGGCTTGATGTTTGCGGTCAGCGCTATTTTGTTCTCCGCCTCGACGTTATGGCAGTCCATTCTCATCGTTTTTGCCTTGATCGTCTTCGGGGAACTGCTGGCTGAGCTGATCGGCTTGGTCAATGACCAGTACAAGCCGTTTATGACTTTTATTCGCAAGTTGCTTCGGGGAAGCCGAAAAGTATACGGAAATGACCGATAA
- a CDS encoding O-antigen polymerase gives MLDVLIWLIVFVASTLMFRYAAGTLSLTAPNLVSIVYYYSFLLSSFIGALLIAMGMDHYYMIRKLFRPEEYRQIGFFVVSFVMIVFPLSMVVVSRLFGFEARQEFRAYMRKPLSPLTGATGNQVFYSFLALSLLSFAAIAYMIWKTPTIPVFALFTGTDESLAALRIEASRHFAGNVLFRNIFAITLTPLLSLAAYLFAVLTNEWRWKLLFLGLFVGAVFVNVYDLAKSPIFFYVMMFLLLRIYVGKTKLSAAKLALYGGVGALVLIGMYMVIQGVRDIDTFLSYNKGPIGRMIFAQIAPTFLHLNMFGEALPFLYGKSLPSFLTNLFDVENVRSARLVMAHVFPERIEDGTGGVLNTLFVAEAYANFGYVGIVVGTLYVGVVTQLLYIGFLRLPKNPLFLSLFVYFSINIPRTLVGGFTDFLFNPTWVLIVALFGGMALWLRVQGDLRAWFAAKRRITDEG, from the coding sequence ATGTTGGACGTGTTGATTTGGTTGATCGTTTTTGTCGCCTCCACCTTGATGTTTCGCTATGCAGCGGGGACGCTTTCATTGACGGCGCCTAACCTAGTGTCGATTGTGTACTATTACTCGTTTCTTCTGTCGAGCTTCATTGGCGCGTTGCTGATCGCAATGGGAATGGATCATTACTACATGATTCGCAAGTTGTTTCGGCCCGAAGAATACCGACAGATTGGGTTTTTCGTCGTCAGCTTCGTTATGATTGTGTTCCCGCTGTCGATGGTGGTCGTTTCAAGGCTGTTCGGATTTGAAGCTAGGCAGGAGTTTCGCGCTTATATGCGCAAGCCGCTTTCCCCGTTGACCGGAGCGACAGGCAATCAAGTGTTTTATTCGTTTTTGGCCCTGTCCCTGCTCAGTTTTGCCGCCATTGCGTACATGATTTGGAAAACACCGACGATTCCAGTGTTTGCGCTATTTACTGGGACAGACGAAAGCTTGGCGGCGTTGCGCATTGAGGCATCGCGTCATTTTGCCGGAAATGTGCTGTTCCGCAATATTTTTGCCATTACGCTTACGCCGCTGTTATCATTGGCCGCCTATTTGTTTGCCGTGCTCACAAACGAATGGCGGTGGAAGTTGTTGTTTCTTGGCCTGTTCGTCGGAGCGGTATTCGTCAATGTGTATGATTTGGCGAAGTCACCGATTTTCTTTTATGTAATGATGTTTTTGCTCCTGCGCATTTATGTGGGAAAAACAAAGCTATCGGCGGCGAAACTAGCGCTCTACGGTGGGGTCGGGGCGCTCGTGCTCATCGGCATGTACATGGTCATCCAAGGGGTGCGGGACATTGACACGTTTTTGTCTTATAATAAAGGTCCTATTGGCCGTATGATTTTCGCTCAAATCGCGCCGACGTTTCTTCATTTGAACATGTTCGGCGAAGCGCTGCCGTTTCTTTATGGAAAAAGCCTTCCATCATTTTTGACCAACTTGTTTGATGTTGAGAATGTTCGCTCCGCTCGCCTCGTGATGGCGCACGTATTCCCGGAGCGGATCGAAGACGGGACAGGAGGAGTGCTCAACACGCTTTTTGTCGCTGAGGCGTATGCGAACTTCGGCTATGTGGGAATCGTCGTCGGCACGCTCTATGTCGGCGTTGTGACGCAGCTGTTGTACATTGGGTTTCTACGTCTTCCGAAAAATCCTTTGTTTTTAAGTTTGTTCGTTTATTTTTCCATTAACATCCCCCGCACCCTTGTCGGTGGGTTCACCGATTTTTTGTTCAATCCGACCTGGGTGCTGATCGTGGCGTTGTTTGGCGGCATGGCGCTATGGCTGCGGGTGCAGGGGGACTTACGGGCATGGTTTGCAGCGAAAAGGCGAATCACGGATGAGGGATGA
- a CDS encoding DegT/DnrJ/EryC1/StrS family aminotransferase has translation MNVPMLDLSEQYEQLKPEIMRVLDEVMRSSRFILGDYVKKMEAEIAAYSRAKHGIGCGNGSDAIHIALQAAGVGPGDEVITTSFTFFATAGAIARLGAKPVFVDIDPVTFNIDPAQIEAAVTEKTKAIIPVHLYGQMADMEAIVAIAKRHGLVVIEDAAQAIGAKYQGKCVGELGTAATYSFFPTKNLGAYGDGGMIITNDDELAEKCRVIRVHGSKPKYYHHVLGYNSRLDEMQAAILSVKFPHLDRWTEQRRQHAATYTRLLQEAVGDLVVTPKEVEGRYHVFHQYTIRVPKRDELQAFLKEQGIATMVYYPLPLHLQPVFASLGYKEGQLPEAEKAAKEALSLPMFPELKEEQQQYVVEKIAEFYRHFV, from the coding sequence ATGAACGTGCCAATGTTGGATTTGAGCGAACAGTATGAACAATTGAAGCCGGAGATCATGCGTGTATTGGACGAGGTGATGCGTTCTTCCCGCTTTATTTTAGGGGACTATGTAAAGAAAATGGAAGCGGAAATTGCCGCCTACAGCCGGGCGAAACACGGAATCGGCTGCGGCAACGGAAGCGATGCGATACATATTGCTTTGCAAGCGGCCGGCGTCGGCCCAGGGGACGAAGTCATTACCACATCGTTTACGTTTTTTGCGACAGCTGGAGCCATCGCGCGGCTTGGCGCCAAACCGGTGTTTGTCGATATCGATCCGGTGACGTTCAACATCGATCCTGCGCAAATCGAAGCCGCGGTAACAGAGAAAACGAAAGCCATCATCCCGGTGCATTTATACGGGCAAATGGCGGATATGGAGGCGATCGTTGCGATTGCCAAGCGGCATGGATTGGTTGTCATTGAGGACGCCGCCCAGGCCATCGGCGCGAAATACCAAGGGAAATGCGTTGGCGAGCTGGGGACGGCAGCGACGTACAGCTTCTTCCCGACGAAAAACTTGGGCGCCTACGGGGATGGCGGCATGATCATTACGAACGATGATGAATTGGCGGAAAAATGCAGGGTGATCCGCGTTCACGGCAGCAAGCCGAAATATTACCATCATGTGCTTGGCTACAACAGCCGTCTCGATGAGATGCAAGCGGCGATTTTAAGCGTCAAATTCCCGCATCTGGATCGTTGGACGGAACAGCGGCGCCAGCATGCGGCGACGTATACGCGCCTGCTGCAGGAGGCGGTCGGCGACCTTGTCGTGACGCCGAAAGAGGTCGAGGGGCGCTATCATGTGTTCCATCAATACACGATTCGCGTGCCGAAGCGCGACGAGCTGCAGGCGTTTTTGAAAGAACAGGGGATCGCGACGATGGTGTACTATCCGTTGCCGTTGCATTTGCAGCCGGTGTTTGCTTCGCTCGGGTATAAGGAAGGGCAGTTGCCGGAGGCGGAAAAGGCAGCGAAAGAAGCGCTGTCGCTCCCGATGTTCCCAGAGCTGAAAGAGGAGCAGCAACAATACGTCGTGGAGAAAATCGCGGAATTTTACCGTCATTTCGTTTGA
- the wecB gene encoding non-hydrolyzing UDP-N-acetylglucosamine 2-epimerase, translating into MKIATVLGARPQFIKAAPVSRVLRKQYTEVLIHTGQHYDPNMSAIFFEELNIPTPDYYLGVGSGSHGKQTGEMLIKIEEIVLKEKPDYVLVYGDTNSTLAGALVAAKLHIPVIHVEAGLRSFNKQMPEEINRIMTDHVSELLFCPTETAVENLRKENITRNVWNVGDVMYDAILYNKELAQRQSTILADLSLAEQSYYLITIHRAENTDDPDKLKAILAAFADIDGTKVWPIHPRTRHKLEEYGLDVSTIPGLRLIDPVGYLDMLRLESGAKKIITDSGGVQKEAYFLRVPCVTVREQTEWVETLEGGANILTGTDREKIVAAVHKEVAPVYADVFGDGHAAEKIVAAIGQR; encoded by the coding sequence ATGAAAATTGCCACCGTGTTGGGCGCCAGACCGCAGTTTATCAAGGCTGCCCCCGTCTCGCGCGTCTTGCGAAAACAATATACCGAAGTGCTGATCCATACCGGGCAACACTATGATCCAAATATGTCGGCCATTTTTTTTGAGGAGTTGAACATTCCGACGCCTGACTACTATCTTGGGGTAGGCTCAGGCAGCCATGGAAAGCAAACAGGGGAAATGCTCATCAAAATTGAGGAAATCGTTCTGAAGGAAAAACCGGATTATGTGCTCGTCTATGGCGATACCAACTCGACGCTCGCGGGCGCTCTTGTCGCGGCGAAGCTCCATATTCCCGTCATCCATGTCGAAGCCGGACTGCGCAGCTTCAACAAGCAGATGCCGGAAGAAATCAACCGCATTATGACCGATCATGTCTCCGAGCTCTTATTTTGCCCAACGGAGACAGCCGTGGAAAATTTACGCAAAGAAAACATTACGCGAAACGTCTGGAATGTCGGCGACGTCATGTATGACGCCATTTTGTACAACAAAGAGCTCGCACAGCGCCAATCGACGATTTTGGCTGATTTGTCGCTGGCGGAACAATCCTACTACTTGATCACCATTCACCGAGCGGAAAATACCGATGACCCCGACAAATTGAAAGCCATTTTGGCTGCCTTTGCGGACATCGACGGCACGAAAGTGTGGCCGATTCATCCGCGGACGCGGCATAAGCTGGAAGAATACGGGTTGGACGTCTCAACGATCCCCGGGCTTCGGCTGATCGATCCGGTCGGTTATTTGGACATGCTGAGGCTGGAGAGCGGCGCGAAAAAAATCATCACCGATTCAGGCGGCGTGCAAAAGGAAGCCTATTTCCTGCGCGTGCCTTGCGTAACGGTGCGCGAACAAACTGAATGGGTGGAAACGCTCGAAGGGGGAGCGAACATCTTAACCGGCACGGACCGCGAGAAGATCGTCGCGGCGGTTCACAAGGAAGTCGCCCCCGTTTATGCGGACGTCTTTGGCGATGGGCATGCGGCGGAGAAAATCGTGGCGGCGATCGGGCAGCGATAA
- a CDS encoding Gfo/Idh/MocA family protein, translating into MIRFAIVGMGHIAKKHIDAIEKADGAELAAVCDTNPERLRDVSDVPVYTDMETMLKENEQIDVVNICVPSGLHAPLTKLAARYRRHIIVEKPMALRTSDAEEMIRAAKEYDVKLAVVHPNRFRPAIRKLKEAMEHGMFGKLSHANATVRWNRNQAYYDQAAWRGTKAFDGGVLMNQAIHNLDLLLWLMGPVKAVQAMAATRLRKIETEDVAAAVVEFESGALGVIEAATTIYPQNLEESIAIFGETASVKIGGRTANFIETWEAEGVSEEERAKLIDEINADPFGKPGHQWIIEDMVQAIRENREPIVNGWDGLAPVRLIEAILRSAETGTRVQLSE; encoded by the coding sequence ATGATCCGTTTTGCCATTGTCGGCATGGGGCATATCGCGAAAAAACATATCGATGCCATTGAAAAGGCGGACGGCGCTGAGCTGGCGGCCGTGTGCGACACGAACCCGGAACGGCTGCGCGACGTGTCGGATGTTCCTGTTTACACTGACATGGAGACGATGTTGAAGGAGAACGAACAGATCGATGTCGTCAACATTTGTGTTCCGTCCGGATTGCATGCGCCGTTGACCAAGTTGGCGGCCCGTTATCGCCGTCATATCATTGTGGAAAAGCCGATGGCGCTCCGCACGAGCGACGCTGAAGAGATGATCCGGGCGGCGAAAGAATACGACGTGAAGCTCGCGGTCGTTCATCCGAACCGCTTCCGTCCGGCCATTCGGAAGCTGAAAGAGGCGATGGAGCACGGGATGTTCGGAAAACTGAGCCACGCGAACGCCACGGTGCGCTGGAATCGAAATCAAGCCTATTACGATCAGGCGGCGTGGCGAGGGACGAAAGCGTTCGATGGCGGCGTCTTGATGAACCAAGCGATTCACAATTTGGATTTGCTGCTTTGGTTGATGGGGCCGGTCAAGGCGGTGCAAGCGATGGCGGCGACCCGTCTGCGCAAGATTGAGACGGAAGACGTCGCGGCGGCGGTTGTGGAGTTTGAAAGCGGAGCGCTTGGCGTCATCGAGGCAGCGACGACGATTTACCCGCAAAACTTAGAGGAATCGATCGCCATTTTCGGCGAAACGGCATCAGTGAAAATCGGCGGCCGGACGGCGAACTTTATCGAAACGTGGGAAGCGGAAGGCGTCAGTGAGGAAGAGCGAGCAAAGCTCATCGATGAGATCAACGCCGACCCGTTTGGCAAGCCGGGGCACCAATGGATCATTGAAGATATGGTGCAAGCGATTCGCGAAAACCGCGAGCCGATCGTCAATGGTTGGGACGGACTGGCTCCTGTTCGGCTGATCGAAGCCATTTTGCGTTCGGCGGAAACCGGGACAAGAGTGCAATTATCTGAGTAA
- a CDS encoding acyltransferase has protein sequence MHIVDPSVVCGERVEIGHFTVIEANVKIGNDVKIGHRVTIHEGTVIGDGVTIADGAVLGKPPKPAKTSTVKLSGELPPLVIGDHCTIGANAVIYRGATIGAYTLIADLASVRENVHIGQYVIVGRGVCVENHVQIGDRTKIQSNSYITAYTTIEDHVFIAPCVTTTNDNYMGRTEERFAKIKGATIKRGARVGGGAILLPGVTVAEETFVAAGALVTKDTEPKTVVKGFPARFSKMVDERELL, from the coding sequence ATGCATATTGTCGATCCCTCTGTTGTTTGCGGTGAACGTGTCGAAATCGGCCATTTCACTGTCATCGAGGCGAATGTAAAAATCGGGAATGACGTTAAAATCGGCCATCGCGTCACGATTCACGAAGGAACGGTCATTGGGGACGGCGTGACGATCGCCGACGGCGCGGTGCTCGGCAAACCGCCGAAGCCGGCGAAAACGAGCACCGTCAAGCTGTCGGGTGAGCTGCCGCCGCTTGTCATTGGCGACCATTGCACGATCGGCGCCAATGCTGTCATCTATCGAGGAGCGACGATCGGCGCCTACACATTGATCGCTGATTTGGCGAGCGTGCGCGAAAACGTGCACATCGGCCAATATGTGATCGTCGGGCGCGGGGTGTGCGTCGAAAACCACGTCCAAATCGGCGATCGGACGAAAATCCAGTCGAACTCCTACATCACGGCTTACACGACGATCGAAGATCATGTGTTCATCGCCCCGTGCGTCACGACGACCAACGACAACTACATGGGGCGGACGGAGGAGCGATTTGCGAAAATCAAAGGGGCGACCATCAAGCGCGGAGCGCGTGTTGGGGGCGGAGCGATTTTGCTGCCGGGCGTGACGGTGGCGGAAGAAACGTTCGTCGCCGCCGGAGCGCTCGTTACGAAAGATACGGAACCGAAAACCGTCGTCAAAGGATTCCCGGCGCGTTTCAGCAAAATGGTGGACGAGCGGGAGTTGTTGTAA
- a CDS encoding nucleotide sugar dehydrogenase has protein sequence MNYAERLLQKFEKRDAVIGVVGLGYVGLPLAVEKAKAGFHVIGFDIQQSRVDQVNNGINYIGDVVDEDLHEMVKQGRLVATTDYARIAEVDAVAIAVPTPLDAHHQPDTSYVENSAKEIAKYAHEGMLVVLESTTYPGTTEEIVKPALEQKGLVVGETVFVAYSPERVDPGNKQFKTKNTPKVVGGVTKTCTKVAAAMYRAVLEGDVHEVSSPAVAEMEKIFENTFRHINIALANEMAILCERMGIDVWEVIDAAKTKPYGFMAFYPGPGLGGHCIPIDPFYLTWKAREYNYHTRLIELAGEINNAMPEYVVNRAMLILNEEGKALRGSKVTVLGVAYKKDIDDVRESPVLKIVELLEQYGAEFAVVDPYVPSFRACNRVVETVELTPELLEQSDLVLIATDHSNIDYEMVARHSRVVFDTRNAMKDVSKPAKYVKL, from the coding sequence ATGAACTACGCGGAACGGCTGTTGCAAAAGTTTGAGAAACGCGATGCGGTGATCGGCGTGGTTGGGCTTGGCTACGTCGGGCTGCCGCTGGCAGTCGAAAAAGCAAAAGCAGGGTTTCATGTCATCGGCTTTGACATCCAACAAAGCCGTGTCGATCAAGTGAACAATGGAATCAACTACATTGGCGATGTCGTCGATGAAGATCTGCATGAAATGGTCAAACAAGGACGGCTGGTGGCGACGACCGATTACGCCCGGATCGCGGAAGTCGATGCCGTGGCGATCGCGGTGCCGACCCCGCTCGATGCGCATCACCAGCCGGATACGTCGTACGTTGAAAACTCGGCGAAGGAAATCGCGAAATATGCCCATGAGGGGATGCTCGTCGTTTTGGAATCGACCACCTATCCAGGCACGACGGAAGAAATTGTGAAGCCGGCGCTGGAGCAAAAAGGACTTGTCGTCGGGGAAACGGTGTTCGTCGCCTATTCGCCGGAGCGGGTGGACCCGGGCAACAAGCAGTTTAAGACGAAAAATACGCCGAAAGTCGTCGGCGGCGTGACAAAGACGTGCACGAAAGTGGCGGCGGCGATGTATCGAGCCGTGCTTGAAGGCGATGTCCATGAAGTGTCGAGTCCAGCGGTGGCGGAAATGGAGAAAATTTTTGAAAACACGTTCCGCCATATCAACATTGCGTTAGCGAACGAAATGGCCATTTTGTGCGAACGGATGGGCATTGATGTCTGGGAAGTCATCGATGCAGCGAAAACGAAGCCGTATGGATTTATGGCGTTTTATCCGGGACCGGGGCTTGGCGGCCACTGCATTCCGATCGACCCGTTTTATTTGACATGGAAAGCGCGCGAATACAACTACCATACGCGCTTGATCGAGCTGGCTGGCGAAATCAACAACGCCATGCCGGAATATGTCGTCAACCGCGCGATGCTCATTTTGAACGAAGAAGGGAAGGCGCTGCGCGGTTCGAAAGTGACGGTGCTCGGCGTCGCCTACAAAAAAGATATTGATGATGTGCGCGAATCGCCAGTGTTGAAAATCGTCGAGCTGCTCGAGCAATACGGAGCGGAGTTTGCGGTCGTCGACCCGTATGTTCCGTCGTTCCGGGCGTGCAACCGGGTGGTGGAGACGGTCGAGCTGACGCCGGAATTGCTGGAGCAGTCGGATCTTGTCTTGATTGCGACCGACCATTCCAACATCGACTATGAAATGGTCGCTCGTCACAGCCGCGTCGTGTTTGACACACGCAACGCCATGAAAGATGTGTCGAAACCAGCCAAATACGTCAAATTGTAA
- a CDS encoding GumC domain-containing protein: MTAEKRPFVLYEYLRFFWQRKWWFLLVPLATIVLTVMAGRLLLLGEKYTGKAVVFTGSIDVKELTDPKNIEAKFPEVKNLDVVVPEEQYVQITVKGDDEQDVSRELKHVVSEYSQELERHSQERIDVTTKYLHALEERERALQQKVDYYSEQVQSGRLNPEQLDDISDLLVESENNLTEVMERVNRIRGNLVFYEKPAVLSETVAKSKTYTGQLAAIGLVLGLFLTVVWLTLWKYILDARRYYSS; encoded by the coding sequence TTGACGGCGGAAAAACGACCGTTTGTGCTATACGAATATTTGCGCTTTTTTTGGCAACGAAAATGGTGGTTTCTTCTCGTTCCGCTTGCGACGATCGTGTTGACCGTCATGGCAGGGAGGCTTTTGTTGCTGGGGGAGAAGTATACGGGGAAAGCAGTCGTGTTTACGGGATCAATTGACGTAAAAGAGTTGACGGATCCGAAAAATATAGAAGCGAAGTTTCCTGAGGTGAAAAACTTGGACGTCGTCGTTCCTGAAGAACAGTACGTGCAAATCACAGTCAAAGGCGACGATGAACAAGACGTGAGCCGGGAATTGAAGCATGTGGTGTCGGAATACAGCCAGGAGCTCGAGCGCCATTCACAAGAACGGATTGATGTCACCACGAAATACTTGCATGCGTTGGAAGAACGGGAGCGCGCATTGCAGCAAAAAGTCGATTATTATAGCGAACAAGTCCAGTCGGGCCGCTTGAATCCAGAACAGCTCGATGACATCAGTGACTTGTTGGTTGAGTCGGAAAACAATTTGACCGAAGTGATGGAGCGCGTCAATCGCATCCGCGGCAATCTTGTCTTTTACGAAAAACCAGCCGTATTGTCGGAAACGGTGGCGAAATCGAAAACGTATACCGGGCAGCTTGCGGCGATCGGCCTTGTCCTCGGCCTGTTTTTGACGGTCGTTTGGCTGACGCTTTGGAAGTATATATTGGACGCGAGGAGGTACTATTCTTCATGA